ATCGAATTCCTGCTCGCCGAGTCGACCGAGACCAGCGGTCCGGTCAACCTGAGCGCCCCCATCCCCGTCCGGTTCGCCGACTTCATCTCCACCTACGGATCGGTGCTGCACCGGCCGACGCGCCTGGTCGTACCGGCCGCAGCGCTTCGATTGGTCGGCGGCGACATGGCCAGGGAAATGATTCTGGGGTCCTCGCGCGTTGTACCCCATGTGCTCACCGACGCCGGATTCACCTTCACCGACGAGACCCTCGTCGACGCATTGACTTGGACGAAGTGACCATGAGCGCCAAACCCTCCCTTCGCCGCGACGAGTCCCCCCTCGAGGTGCGGTGGCTCGGCACCGTCGACTACCGCACGGCCTACGAGCTGCAGCACGCGCTGGCCGCCGAGCGCGCCGACGGCACCCTCGACCACGACGTCCTGCTGCTCCTCGAACACCCGTCGACCTACACCGCGGGCAAACGCACCGAGGACTCCGACCTCCCGACCGACGGCTCCGAGGTCATCACCGTCGACCGCGGCGGCCGGATCACCTGGCACGGCCCCGGTCAGCTCGTCGGGTACCCGATCGTCGCGCTCGCCGAGCCGCTCGACGTCGTCGAATACGTGCGACGCCTCGAGGAAGCACTCATCGGCGTCTGCGCCGGCCGCGGCGTCACCGCCGGGCGCGTCGACGGCCGGTCCGGCGTGTGGCTGGACCAAGGCGCGCGCAAGATCGCGCAGATCGGCATCCGCGTGCAACGCGGCGTCGCCCTGCACGGCTTCGCCATCAACATCGACCCGGATCTGTCCGCCTTCGACGCGATCGTGCCCTGCGGCATCGCCGACGCCGGGGTGACCTCCCTGGCCCGCGAGACGGCCTCGCCGGTCACCGTCGACGAAATCCGCGGCGACGTCGCGACCGCCGTCGCCCATTGGCTCGACCACCCGCTGCCGAGCGCCCCCGTCGCCGACCCCGTTTCCCAAGGATCTTCGCTATGACCTGCGCCAGCCCCACACCCGATCCCACCTCGGCCCCCTCCGACGGCCGCAAACTGCTGCGGTTGGAGGTGCGCAACGCGCAGACCCCGATCGAGCGCAAGCCCAAGTGGATCCGCACGCGCGCGACGATGGGACCCGAGTTCACCGAGCTCAAGGGCCTCGTCAAGCGCGAGGGGCTGCACACGGTGTGCGAGGAGGCCGGCTGCCCCAACATCTACGAATGCTGGGAGGACCGCGAGGCGACCTTCCTCATCGGCGGCGAGCAGTGCACCCGCCGCTGCGACTTCTGCCAGATCGATACCGGCAAGCCCGCCGAACTCGACCGTGACGAGCCGCGTCGCGTCGCGGAGAGCGTCGCCGCGATGGGGTTGCGCTACTCGACTATCACCGGTGTCGCCCGCGACGACCTGCCCGACGAGGGCGCCTGGCTGTACGCCGAGACGGTCCGCAAGATCCATGAGCTGAATCCCGGCACCGGGGTGGAGAACCTGATTCCCGATTTCCATGCGAAGCCCGACCTCCTGGCGGAGGTCTTCGAGTCCCGTCCCGAAGTGCTCGCGCACAACCTGGAGACGGTGCCGCGCATCTTCAAGCGGATCCGCCCGGCCTTCCGCTACGAGCGCTCCCTCGACGTCCTGACCCAGGCCCGCGATTTCGGCCTGGTCACCAAGTCCAACCTGATCCTCGGTCTCGGCGAGACCGTCGACGAGGTGCGCGCGGCGCTGCGTGATCTCCACGACGCGGGCTGTGACATCGTCACCATCACCCAGTACCTGCGCCCGTCGCCGCGCCACCACCCGGTGGAGCGCTGGGTCAAGCCGGAGGAGTTCGTCGAACTCTCCGAGTACGCCACCGACCTCGGCTTCGCCGGGGTGATGGCCGGCCCGCTGGTCCGGTCCTCCTACCGCGCCGGACGCCTCTACGCGCAGGCGATGGCCCGCCACGGGCGGCCGCTCGCCCCGGCGATGGCCCATCTCGCGCAGGAGTCGTCGGCCCACCAGGAGGCCTCGAGCCTGCTCGCCCGTCTCGACAGTAAGGTGTAGGGCATGGCACAGGCGAAGGACAACGCGGGCAAAGAGGCCAAGAAGGCCGCCAAGCAGGCCCGCAAGCAGGCTTCCAAGGAGCGCCGGGCGCAGCTCTGGCAGGCGTTCCAGATGCAGCGCAAAGAGGACAAGCGCCTCATCCCCTACCTGGTCGGCATCTTCGTGCTGGTCGTGGCGATCGCGGTGGGCATCGGCTTCCTCATCCACCAGATCTGGATGATGATCCCCATCGGGATCATGCTGGGATTGCTCGCTGCATTCATCCTCTTCGGTCGACGGGTGCAGAAGACGGTGTACGCGAAGGCCGACGGCCAGCCCGGTGCCGCCGGATGGGCCTTGGACAACATGCGCGGCACCTGGCGGGTCAAGCAGGCCATCAACGGGACGACCCACTTCGACGCGGTGCACCAGGTGATCGGCAAGCCGGGCGTGATGCTCGTCGGTGAGGGCAACCCGAATCGGGTGACCCCCCTTCTCAACCAGGAGAAGAAGAAGATCGCCCGCGTCGTCGGCAACACCCCGATCTACGTCATCGTCGTCGGCAACGACGAGGGCCAGGTCGAGCTGAGCAAGCTCGACAAGTACCTGAACAAGCTGCCCAACAACATCAACGCCAAGCAGGTCGACGCACTCGAGGCGCGCCTCGCCGCGCTGAGCAGCCGCAAGGGCGGTGCTGCCCTGCCCAAGGGCCCGCTGCCCCAGGGCGCGAAGGTGCGCAACATTCAGCGCACGGCACGCCGCCGCTGAGCCAGGTCGTCACACGCCAAGGCGATCCGGCGCGGCGTCGCCGGCGCGAGGGTGATCCACTCTCCCCCGTCGGCTGCCGTCGACGGGACTGACACGACGTCGCCGCGCGGGGAGCAGAACACCCCGACCGCACCGTCGAGTAGGTTGTTCTCGTCGTCGACGGCGACGATCTCCGCAGCGCTGGTCACCGACCCCAGGGCCGTCGCGAAGACTTGAGCGTCCGGTCCGCCGATGCCCGCGGACCGCAGCGCGGCGAGAATGTCCGCCGGATCGGTGACGCCCTCCAGTCGCGGCAACAGATCCGCCGCTCGAGCCCGAATCGACTGAGCAGCAACCGGTTTCGTCAGCGGCAGTGATCCTGCCAGCGCCGCTTGGTGGTGACCCGTGCCGACGTGCCGAGCCGGTTTCCCCGGTTCGACGAGACACACGCTGAACCCCACCGTTTCCATGCCCGCACCGTACTGACCGCCAGGGGTGTTCGTCGGCACTTCCCGACACGCCACGTACTACGAGCCGATCACCGAGGTCGTCGGCGAATCGCGCAACTCCGCGCGGTGATCAGATGAGCCTGCTGCCACCGACGTAAACCTTGCCGCCGTAGGTCTGCGGCGCAAAGTAGCTCTCAGTCATGTAGGACCACAGCGGTCCTCCACCATCGGCTGAGTAGGCGGTCACCGTCTGCTCCTTCTCTGACTCCTCTGTACCGAGGAGGACGTGCTTCCCATCGGTGGCCAACAGCTTCGGTCCGCGCTTGGCTCCGGCGACCGATTCGTAACCACCGAGGTAGGCGTCGGCGACGAGGACCTGATAGTTGGGCGCGTCGAGCATGTCGACCGCCATGATCGCCGTTCCGATTCCCACCACCTCCGTGGCCCTCCGATCCTTGACCGGCATCGCCCGCGTCCACAGTGGGCGACCAGTTCGCGGGTTCAAGGACGCGATCGACGTCTCCGATCCCTTCTCGACACTGCGCTCGACCACCGGCAGGCTCGGCGAGGTGGGGTACTCCGTGGTGTAACCGGGCATTTCGACCGGCATCCACCCCGGCTCCGTCGTCGAAAGCTTGGTTCCGTTGAGGTCGTAGATCGTGGTCACACCCTCCTCGGTTCGGTCCGAACCGAGGGCGAATCCTCCGACGAACGGTGCCCACAGGCGGGAGGAACCGGATTCGGCCACTTCGACCACTTTGCCGTCGGTGTCTCGCTTGAACTCGGTCGTCATCGGATCCTTGTCACCGCGTTCGGTGTCAACCGGTACCACACCCGAACCCGCGACCACCGGGATGACGCTGTCTGACGCCGACCGCCACCTCTCCCGGCCATCGGCGCCGATGCTGACGACTTCGGCGGCGAGCGGCTCAGAGGATGTCTTTCCGTCAGCCCAGAAGCCGTCCGATGCCGCAACCGGCGCAGCGGCCTTGGCTATCCGGCCGACCACACGCCCAGCATCCAAGTCGACTATGAACACGGTCTCGTCCAACTCACACGCGGCGACCTGTCCGGATCGCGCCGTCGCGCACTCCTTGAAGATCGCGGTTCGCACACCGCGCGCCAATTCGACTTTGCGCAGCTCCGCCCCGGTCTCTGCATCGATGACTCCGAGGGTGGCGATGTTGCCCCGCACACTAATGCCGCCGCTCAAGGCGTACTTCTCCGTACCACCGACGATCGTCTTGTCGCTGATTCCTATCTCGCCTTTCGGCAGTGTCCAGATCGGCTTGCCCCGCTTGGTGGCGAGCGATGCGCCGAGCGGGGTTGCCGGTTCCTGGGTGAGTCCGGCCTCCTCCGGCGATACCTTGCTCGAGTCGTCGCCCGAGTCGCCGCGGAATACAAAGAAGCCGGCGGTGGCCACCAAGGCGACGACCACCACGGCCGCGAGCCCGGCCAGGGCCCATTTCAGGCCCGCCTTCTTCTTCGGCGCCGAGCCCGGCCAGGGTTGCGGCGGCAGGTTCGGGTATGGCGGCTGGTTCGGATGCGGCGGGTTCGGATACAAGTCGGTCAACCGATCGTCGTCGTGGAGGGGACGTTGGTGGCAGCGCCGATCAGCGGCTGCGCACCACGGCCGTACGGGTGATCCGGTCGTGCAGGGCGCGGCCGTTGTTGTCGTTGATCAGCGCGGGCACGATCACGACGATCAGCACCTGCCGGACCAGGGCCCGCCCGATGCCGACCGCGGCGCGCATGCGTGCGTTCTCGTCGACCCCGAGGTCGACGCGGATCACCCGCAGCCCGGCGGCGAACTGTCCGGGGGTGAAGCCGAACAGTGTGATGCTGACCACACCGATGGCGAACCAGATCCCCAATTGCGGCAACGCTGCGGCGTTGATCTTCGCCTCGAAGGTGGACGCGTTGCCCACGAACAGGAACGCCAGCGCGTAGGCCATCAGCCAGTCCAGCAGCAGCCCGCAGCACCGGCGCCAGCCGCTGGCCAGGCTGCCCGGGCCGTGCTCCGGCAATCCGAGGTCCTGACCTGGGTATTCGTTGTCCCTGGTGGCGATGTCGTCCACACGAGGCCCGGAAAGCCAGGAGCCCGCCGCACGTCGTCCCGACTGCTGTCCCATGCCGCCATCCTAGGCGCCGGCACCGGCATGCTGCTTTCGCGGGTTCCCTCGTGCATGCAACCCCATGTTTGCCATAGTGGTGAGGGGTCCTCTCCCGACCCGGCACAGCGTCGTGCGTTGGTTAACACGGGAGAAACATGACTTTGACCGAAGGGCAACGTGCCCTTCATAACGTCATCGTCATTGCCAGACCACTGGCGAAAGTAGCCACGAGCCTCTCGGCTACGCAGAAGCGAAGGAGTCACCGCACGGTGTATAGCAGCAAAGAAGAACTTCTCGAGGGCATCAAGAAAGAGGGCGTCGAGTACGTCGACATCCGCTTCTGCGACCTGCCCGGTGTGATGCAGCACTTCTCGATCCCGGCCAGCGCGTTCGACGAGTCGGTGTTCGAAGACGGCCTCGCCTTCGACGGATCGTCCGTGCGCGGCTTCCAGTCGATCGACGAGTCGGACATGATGCTGTTGCCGGACCCGGCGACCGCCCGTATCGATCCGTTCCGCAAGGCCAAGACGATGAACCTCAGCTTCTTCGTCCACGACCCCTTCACCCGTGAGGCCTACAGCCGCGACCCGCGCAACGTCGCCCGCAAGGCCGAGGACTACCTGGCCTCGACCGGCGTCGCCGACACCTGTTTCTTCGGCGCGGAGGCCGAGTTCTACATCTTCGACGGCGTCTCGTACGGCTCGGAGATGAACGGCACCTTCTACAAGGTCGAGTCCGAGTCCGGCTGGTGGAACGCCAGCTCGCCGACCGATCCCGACGGCAGCCCGAACCTCGGCTACAAGGTCCGACCCAAGGGCGGCTACTTCCCCGTCGCCCCGTACGACCACTACGTCGACCTGCGCGACGAGATGTCGACGAACCTGATCAACGCCGGCTTCGAACTCGAGCGCGGCCACCACGAGGTCGGCACCGCCGGCCAGGCCGAGATCAACTACAAGTTCAACACGCTGCTCCACGCGGCCGATGACGTCCAGCTGTTCAAGTACATCATCAAGAACACCGCCTGGCAGAACGGCAAGTCGGTCACCTTCATGCCGAAGCCGCTCTTCGGCGACAACGGTTCGGGCATGCACGCCCACCAGTCGCTGTGGAAGGACGGCAAGCCGCTGTTCCACGACGAGTCCGGTTACGCCGGCCTCTCGGACATGGCCCGCTACTACATCGGCGGCATCCTGCACCACGCGCCGTCGCTGCTGGCCTTCACCAACCCGACGGTCAACTCCTACAAGCGCCTGGTGCCCGGCTACGAGGCCCCGATCAACCTGGTCTATAGCCAGCGCAACCGCAGCGCCTGCGTCCGTATCCCGATCACCGGCAACAACCCGAAGGCCAAGCGCCTCGAGTTCCGCTGCCCGGACAGCTCGGGTAACCCGTACCTGGCGTTCGCGGCCATGATGATGGCCGGCCTGGACGGCATCAAGAACAAGATCGAGCCGCACGAGCCGGTCGACAAGGACCTCTACGAGCTTCCGCCGGAAGAGGCCAAGTCGATCCCGCAGGCGCCGACCTCGCTCGCCGCCGTGATCGACCGCCTCGAAGAGGACCACGAATACCTCACCGCCGGTGGCGTGTTCACCGAGGACCTCATCGAGACCTGGATCTCCCTCAAGCGCGACAACGAGATCCTGCCGACGCAGATCCGTCCGCACCCCTACGAGTTCCAGCTCTACTACGACTGCTGATTTAGGGTTTCAACCCTTTCGACAGTTAGCCAAAATGGCCCCTGGCCTGTGAAGACGTCTTTTCGGCGCCTTCCAGCGTCAGGGGTCGTTTTTTTCGTTGTTTTTCGGCCCCATCGCGTCCGCTGAAGATGAGCATGTCGACGAGTGGCCACGCCCCCTGGACAACCTCGCTTTACAGATTACGTCCGATATGGGACATTATTTGTTATGGCAGGTGAGTTCCTCACGATCGAGGAGACAGCGAACACCCTCGGGGTGTCGACTCGCCACGCCCGCAGACTGGCGGACTCCGGGGCTATCACTCGGATCGCCCGGGGCTTGGTCGATCGTGGGTCGGTCGACAACTACCTGGCCTCCCAGCGTCAAGGCCGCACGCGCGCGTGGGCTGAACACACTGCGTGGGGTGCTGTCGCGCTTCTGGCTGGCCGCGACGTCGACTGGCTCGGGACGGTACAAACCTCCCGACTCCGGTCGACGTTGCGCGAGATCACCGACGTCGAGGACCTTCTGACCCGCATGAGGGACCGCGTCCACGTCCACACCTATGAGGCCCACAGGTCGGCGCTCCCCCGCCTGCGCGATCGGGTTGCCTCCACGAATCTGCGACTGCTCGGGATCACAGACGCGGTCGACGAGAGCGTGGACGGCTACCTCGCCGCCGACGATCTCGCCCAGGTGGTCCGTACCCTCGGGCTACGAGCCAACGCGAGCGGGTCCGTCGCACTCCGCGCGACAGGCTTCGACCTCGACCACGTTCGTGACCTCGTGGCGACCACCACCGCTGCTGCGTTGGATGCGGCAACCAGCACCGACCCCCGACTGCGAGGCGTCGGTCGCCAGACGCTTGCCGACCTGCTGGAGGCGTACCGATGAACGCCGAGCGCTCCACCATCGAGGTCGCAGCAGCCGTTGGCGGGTGGCCGGCTCCGTGGCCCAGCGTCGCGGAACTCGCCGAGGCGCTGCCCGCCGAGAGCTGGACGCTGGTCGGCGGGCTGATGACTCAGCTCCACACGATCCATCACGGGCTGGCATCGTCCGACCGACCAACGACGTCGACATCGTGCTTCACATCGAGACCCAGCGCGGCGTACCGAACGCGGTCGCGACTGCCCTCGAGGAACTTGGGTACTGGTTCCAGCCAGCATCGACGAACGCAACAACACCGCGCACCGGTTCGTGCGCGGCACCTCCACCATCGACCTCGTCGCAGGCGCAGGCGAGGAGGACCAGGTCGACGTCCTCATCGCCGACCACCCCGCGCCGCGCGTGATCGAGAAACTACGTGGCCACGAGATGATCCGCATCGAGGGCGGCACCCAAGCCTTGCGGCGGACCGTCAACGCCCGGTTGGAGATCGTGCCCGGCACGACCGCGACGATTTCCGTGCCGCGCCCCTTCGGCGCGCTGATCCTCAAGGCCGCCGCGTACGTCACCGACTCCCGCGACAAGGACCGTCACCTCTTCGATGCCGCCGCGCTACTCGCCTGCATCGACGACCCATTCGCCGAGCGAACCGAGTTCACCGGCTCGGACCGGCGACGGATCGCTGCACTCCTCCGCAACCTCCCGGCCGAGCACGCCGCGTGGCGGGCACTGCCCGAGGACCACCGGACCCAGGCTCAGTTGACCCTGGACCTGCTCGGCTGACCAGTTCCAACACGGCGCTACAACTTCCAACACTTTTCGGTGTTGGAGACCGTAGCGCCGTGTTGGATTTCTGGGTCAGACCGCAGCGTCCGCGGGTACCTCCGCCCCGGCGTCGACCCGAGCCGAGCCGCGCAGGCCCCACACCGCGAGCAACGCGGTCGCGATCAGCACTGCGGCGCCGACCCAGGCCGCGGCCGACAGGCCGGAGACGAATGCGCTGCGCGCGACCGCCAACAGGTGCTCGGCCTGCGGCGCCGGCAATCCGTGGGCGGTGGCCAACGCCCCGGACAGACTGCGCCCGGCCGGCGCATCGGCGAAGGCGTGGTCGTCGAAGGAGAGTCGGTACACCGCGTTGAGCACGCTGCCGAGGATGGCGATGCCGAAGGCGCCGCCGAACTCACTCGAGGTCTCCAGCAGGCTCGACGTCGCACCTGCGCGATCGGCCGGGGCCACACCGACGATGTAGTCGGCGATCACCGACGCCAGCGCGACCGTGCCGCAGGCGAGGGCCGTCGCGCCGATCAGGACGGGCACCAGCGAGTGCGTCGTCGTCAGCACCGCCAGGATCACGAAGCCGGCGGCGGCGCACAACAGCCCTGCGACGACCACCGGTGGTCGGCCGAATCGTGCCGAAGCGACGGCTGCCGCGGGCGCGGCGGCACCGACGAACACCGACGGCAGCAGACTCCACAGCGCCGCGACCAGCGGCGAGTAGCCCAGCACCGATTGGAGGTACTGCGTCATCATGATCGCGTTACCCAGGATCGCGAACATGCCGATGACGTTGATCCAGATGGAGACCGAGAACCGCCGGTCGGCGAACATCGACACGTCGACGAGGGGCTGGTCCAGGTGGAATTGGCGCCACACGAAGACGGCGCCGACGGCCAGTCCGGCGACGATGAGCGCGATCCACGACGCGGCCCAGCCGTCGGCGGCGAGCTTCTTGATCCCCTCGATGATCGGCAGGATCGTGCCGAGGGCGAGCAGCGCGCTGATCACGTCGACCCGGCGGGTGTGATCGCCGGTGTCGCCCGGCAGCAGCACCGGTGCGACGAGCAGCAGCGCGACCATGACCGGCACGTTGATCAGGAATACCGAACCCCACCAGAAGTGCTCGAGCAGCAGTCCGCTGATGATCGGCCCGACGGCGACGCCGCCGGTGAACACCGCGCTCCACGTGGCGACCGCCTTGGCGCGCTGCGCCGGGTCGTCGAAGAGGTGGCGGACCAGGGCCAACGTCGAGGGCATCAGGGTCGCCCCACCGACGGCGAGCAGGGCGCGCGCGGCGATGAGCATGGCCGGGGAGACCGCGAACGCCGCCGCCACGGAGGCGACGCTGAACGCGACGGCACCGATCATGAGCAGTCGGCGATGGCCGATCCGGTCGGCGAGCGATCCCATCGTCAGCAACAGGCCGGCGAGGACGAAGCCGTAGACGTCGAAGATCCACAGCTGCTGTTCGGCGGTGGCATGCAGGTCCGCCGCGATGAACGGCGCCGCGAAGAACAGCACCGAGACATCCATCGAGACGATCAGCATCGGCAGGCAGAGTGCGACCATGCCGATCCAGGGTGAGCGTGGAGAACTCATCATCCACTCCTTCATAATTGTTTACAACAGATACTGTTTATGCCAGATATGGATGTTAGACCCATTCTGCGTACGACACAAGCAATAACTGCGGTAGCATTTGCCCCATGTCGTCCGCGAGCCCCGATCTCCCCCGCCACCTGCAACTCATGTGGGAGCTCGACGACGGGACGCGGCGGGGTCCGAAGCCGAAGCTGACCATCGGCGACATCGGCGCGACGGCCGCGGCGATCGCCGACGACCAGGGCCTCGACGCCGTCTCCATGAAGGCGATCGCCGACCGCCTCGACGTCACCCCCATGTCCCTCTACCGCTACGTGGAGGCGAAGGAGGACGTCTACGACGTGATGTTCGACGAGGCCTACGGCAGCCCGGACCCCGCCCTTCTCGACGGCCTCGACACCTGGCGCGACCGGCTCACGGCCTGGGCCCTGGCCGTCACCGACCGCATGGTCGCCCACCCGTGGGTGACCGCCCTGCCGATGACCCGACCGCCCGCCGGCCCGCGGACGCTGCGGTGGACCGATGTGGGCATCGCCGCATTCGACGGAACCCGCCTCCCCGACGCGCAGCGGCTGTCGATCCTGCTGCTCGTCTCCGGCTTCCTGCGCAACCACGTGCGGATGTCGGCGGATATGGGGGCGTTCGAGCCCGACCGCCCGTCGTCGGCGGACCACTACAACGCCGTGCTGGGGCACGTCATCGACGAGCAGCGTTACCCGAACCTGACGCGCGCCGTGCGCGGCGACTTCGCCGACGACGACGAGAACTTCTTCACCGACGAGCTGCGCGTCGGCCTCGACCTCATTCTCGACGGGGTGGCCGCGCGCATCGCCGCGGACGGCTGATCCCGCGGAATCCGGGAGCCATCGCGCCGCCTGCTAGGTTGGCGGAATGCGCAAATCTGCTCTGATCCCCGCCGCGACCCTCGCCTGCACCGCTGTTCTGCTCGCCGGGTGCGGCGGCAAGAACAACGACAAGGCGGCCGACGACCAGCCGGAGACGGGCACCTGCCCGACCGCAGCCGCACCGGCCGGTGCCGCGACCACCTGGACGCTGGCCGGGGCGACCGGCGACATCAAGGTGGTCGCACCGACCGCGCAGCACGCCCCCGGCGTCACCGTCGGCACCCCGTTCACGGTGGGCCAGACCACCGTCCACGTGCTCACCCCCGGCTCCGGCGACAAGACGATCACCGCCGACGACATGGTGTCGGTCTGCTACATGGGCGTCAACGGTCGTGACGGGAAGGTCTTCGACAGCGCCTACCAGCGCGGCACCCCCGCATCCTTCCCGCTGACCAACGTCGTCACCGGTTTCCAGAAGGCGATCGTCGGCCAGAAGCCGGGCGCGACCGTCGCGGTCGCGATGACGCCCGACGACGGCTACAAGGCGATGGGCGGGATGCCCGACGCCGGCATCCAGGCCGACGATCCGCTCGTCTTCGTGCTGCAGATCAAGGCCATCGAGCCGACCGACGGCAGCGGCGGCCCGACCCCGTAGACGGGATCTACCGGGCTTCCAGCGCGCCGAACAGCCGCTGGTTGTACTCGAAGGCGCTGATCGCCTCGGCGGTCAGCGCGCCGACCCCGGCGCGGTCGAGGTCGAGGGCGTCGAGCCGGTCGCGGTAGGCGTCCTTGTAGCGCTTCACCTTGTCGATGCGGTCGAATCGGTAGAACGTCAACGCCTCCGGCGCGACGCCGTACAGGTTGCGCATCCGGTTGGCGATGATCTGCCCGCCGGAGAGATCCCCCAGATAGCGCGTGTAGTGATGGGCCAGGTAGCGCACGGCGTCGGCCCGCGAGGCCTCGATCGCCGCCACGTATTCCGCAGTCACCGGCAACATCGTGAGCGCGGACGGCTCGGCGCCGAGTGCGAGCAGGTCGGCCGTCAACGACGGCACGCGGCGCAACCTGTCGTCGAGGACGGCGTCGGCGATCGGGTTCCCCGACAACCCGCTGCCGGTGTCTTCGAGTGCCCGGTAGACGAACAGCAGCTGCCCGGCCAGCGCGACATACGCATCGACGTCGAGCTTGCCGCCCATCAGGTCGGTCACGAACGCGGAGTGTTCGGCGTTCTCGTGTGCCTTCGCGGTGGCCGCACGCAGGACATCGGAGTTCCGGTGGTCGGTCGCAATTGCCATGCCCGCCATCCTACCCCCTCAAGTGAGGTAACCCTTAGTATGTGAGTCGAGTCACCTGGCGGCCGGGGTGAGCTTCACGACCAGGGCGCGGTGATCGGACCCGGGCAGGGTGTAGGTCTTCACGTGGGTGGCGACGAAATGCGAGCTGATGACGTGGTCGATCCCGACGACCGGTCCGGTGAACCGATCGGTGGGGTACGTCGGCAACCAGCCGCCGCCGGCCTGATCGGTGGCATCGGCGACGCCGCCGGTCAACAGCTCGCGGAAGTGCTTGTGGTCCCACGTCGCATTGAAGTCCCCGGCGGCGATCATCGGGTGCCGCCCCATCCCCTCGAGGTGGCCGCGCAGCACGCCCATGTCCTTGACCGCCAGCTCGCCGTAGCCGGCCCCTGGGACGGGTGCGCCCGGGTGGACCGCGAAGACCGTCGTCGACGGCACGCCCGGGACGTCGGTGACGGCGGCGAGGTTGTTCAGGACCATGCCGGGAAGCACCCGCTGCTCGCGCAGAGGCCCCCGGGTCAGCAACGCCGTTCCCGAGGCCGCGGGTCCGGGTACCGCAAAGGCGTTCGGCAACATCGTCACGATGGGCGACGCCTGGATCCGGGCCCACGCCTGCGGCGTCAACTCCTGCAGGCTGACGATCTCCGGGCGCTCGCGTTCGACGATCCGCGACAGCTCGCCGATGTCACCCTCGCCCACCATCAGATTCGACGTGATGACCGTGAACGTGGGTGCCGACGCCGAGACCGGCGCGGCGCGCCACAGCGGTAGCTGGGTGACGAGGAGCCCGCCCACCACGAGTACCGACAGGCCGGCGAGGATCCAGCTGCGCAGGCTGGCGAACACCAGCACGGCGGCCGCGGTGGTCAGGACCGCGAGTGGAACCGCGCTGGTCGGATAGATGGTCAGGTTTCCGCTCGACCGGTAGAAGTGCAGCACGAGTGCGGCGACACCGGTGACGAGCAGCACTAGGCCGACGGCCAGCAGGCCCATCCGCAACACCTTGGAAATCACCCGGACCACCCTATCGGTGGGCCTCAGGCGCCGAACAC
This genomic interval from Gordonia sp. X0973 contains the following:
- a CDS encoding endonuclease/exonuclease/phosphatase family protein, translated to MISKVLRMGLLAVGLVLLVTGVAALVLHFYRSSGNLTIYPTSAVPLAVLTTAAAVLVFASLRSWILAGLSVLVVGGLLVTQLPLWRAAPVSASAPTFTVITSNLMVGEGDIGELSRIVERERPEIVSLQELTPQAWARIQASPIVTMLPNAFAVPGPAASGTALLTRGPLREQRVLPGMVLNNLAAVTDVPGVPSTTVFAVHPGAPVPGAGYGELAVKDMGVLRGHLEGMGRHPMIAAGDFNATWDHKHFRELLTGGVADATDQAGGGWLPTYPTDRFTGPVVGIDHVISSHFVATHVKTYTLPGSDHRALVVKLTPAAR
- a CDS encoding FKBP-type peptidyl-prolyl cis-trans isomerase: MRKSALIPAATLACTAVLLAGCGGKNNDKAADDQPETGTCPTAAAPAGAATTWTLAGATGDIKVVAPTAQHAPGVTVGTPFTVGQTTVHVLTPGSGDKTITADDMVSVCYMGVNGRDGKVFDSAYQRGTPASFPLTNVVTGFQKAIVGQKPGATVAVAMTPDDGYKAMGGMPDAGIQADDPLVFVLQIKAIEPTDGSGGPTP
- a CDS encoding TetR/AcrR family transcriptional regulator, with protein sequence MSSASPDLPRHLQLMWELDDGTRRGPKPKLTIGDIGATAAAIADDQGLDAVSMKAIADRLDVTPMSLYRYVEAKEDVYDVMFDEAYGSPDPALLDGLDTWRDRLTAWALAVTDRMVAHPWVTALPMTRPPAGPRTLRWTDVGIAAFDGTRLPDAQRLSILLLVSGFLRNHVRMSADMGAFEPDRPSSADHYNAVLGHVIDEQRYPNLTRAVRGDFADDDENFFTDELRVGLDLILDGVAARIAADG
- a CDS encoding heme oxygenase (biliverdin-producing); this encodes MAIATDHRNSDVLRAATAKAHENAEHSAFVTDLMGGKLDVDAYVALAGQLLFVYRALEDTGSGLSGNPIADAVLDDRLRRVPSLTADLLALGAEPSALTMLPVTAEYVAAIEASRADAVRYLAHHYTRYLGDLSGGQIIANRMRNLYGVAPEALTFYRFDRIDKVKRYKDAYRDRLDALDLDRAGVGALTAEAISAFEYNQRLFGALEAR
- a CDS encoding MFS transporter, with amino-acid sequence MSSPRSPWIGMVALCLPMLIVSMDVSVLFFAAPFIAADLHATAEQQLWIFDVYGFVLAGLLLTMGSLADRIGHRRLLMIGAVAFSVASVAAAFAVSPAMLIAARALLAVGGATLMPSTLALVRHLFDDPAQRAKAVATWSAVFTGGVAVGPIISGLLLEHFWWGSVFLINVPVMVALLLVAPVLLPGDTGDHTRRVDVISALLALGTILPIIEGIKKLAADGWAASWIALIVAGLAVGAVFVWRQFHLDQPLVDVSMFADRRFSVSIWINVIGMFAILGNAIMMTQYLQSVLGYSPLVAALWSLLPSVFVGAAAPAAAVASARFGRPPVVVAGLLCAAAGFVILAVLTTTHSLVPVLIGATALACGTVALASVIADYIVGVAPADRAGATSSLLETSSEFGGAFGIAILGSVLNAVYRLSFDDHAFADAPAGRSLSGALATAHGLPAPQAEHLLAVARSAFVSGLSAAAWVGAAVLIATALLAVWGLRGSARVDAGAEVPADAAV